A region of Streptomyces sp. NBC_01788 DNA encodes the following proteins:
- a CDS encoding TetR/AcrR family transcriptional regulator, with protein sequence MREDRRLRRRNETVREILDTALAVMAEEGVAALSMSEVARRMGMRPPSLYQYFPSRTAVYDALFERGMRETVGVLEPYRDMLSRDPRGALLAGQQATVAWAMAHPVLAQLLYWRPVPGFEPTPRAFEPAVRQLELLRDALRAAVRAGQLSPAAADEEGVALCTALMAGVISQQLANEPSARVEEGRFTRLTRTAMDMFFHFYAPKEGESDDADLRGGRTPAADRP encoded by the coding sequence ATGAGGGAGGACCGGAGACTGCGTCGGCGCAACGAAACCGTGCGGGAGATCCTCGACACCGCGCTCGCGGTGATGGCGGAAGAAGGCGTCGCCGCACTGAGCATGTCCGAGGTGGCCCGGCGGATGGGGATGCGGCCGCCCTCGCTCTACCAGTACTTCCCGTCCAGGACGGCCGTCTACGACGCCCTGTTCGAGCGGGGGATGCGGGAGACGGTCGGTGTCCTGGAGCCGTACCGGGACATGCTGTCCCGCGATCCGCGCGGTGCCCTCCTGGCGGGCCAGCAGGCCACCGTCGCCTGGGCGATGGCCCATCCGGTGCTGGCACAACTGCTGTACTGGCGGCCCGTACCGGGATTCGAACCGACCCCGCGGGCCTTCGAACCCGCGGTGCGGCAACTGGAACTCCTGCGGGACGCCCTCCGGGCCGCCGTACGCGCCGGGCAGCTGTCGCCCGCCGCCGCCGACGAGGAGGGGGTGGCCCTGTGCACGGCGCTGATGGCGGGCGTGATCAGCCAGCAGCTCGCCAACGAGCCGTCCGCGCGGGTCGAGGAGGGGCGCTTCACCCGGCTCACCCGGACGGCGATGGACATGTTCTTCCACTTCTACGCCCCCAAGGAGGGCGAGAGCGATGACGCAGACCTACGGGGAGGCCGCACGCCTGCCGCAGACCGACCGTGA
- a CDS encoding AMP-binding protein, with protein sequence MKLPAPGRFFDDLADRGTGTTVHLSRPLDIADDGRTTYDLPDLARLVSQAAGWLEGLGVAPGDRVAVIKPNHWDYVLLACAAARIGAVPALISDRLPAETLQVLLRRLDATALVTTAVTLAAARGAETDLTAFTRRTLTLDAPAPGAITLADVRGHRTPSPRPRPDDLTLAIMHTSGTTGIPKLVRHSARTLIHRIAAAEARRLPLVSTRRDDTVAQAASYAHGRGLAWTISVLWLAPRAAVILDGYDLRLAEPVLRAHPPTVLEAAPSAFVRWQPLAREPDTPFHDVRLYINTFDAVHPPTVRTFLTATRRRLPLWVQVWGQSETGPLTFRCLTRRSVRAIGERHPTTRDLGRSAPGRTGLRVVDPATLQPLGRGRAGLVQARTRTLCAGYVSEAERMRAKLSGPWFTTGDLGLITRSGRLLLLDREVDTIPDGLRSGLRLTAGPSRPLRAGARGG encoded by the coding sequence ATGAAGCTCCCCGCCCCCGGAAGGTTCTTCGACGACCTGGCCGACCGCGGCACCGGGACGACGGTCCATCTGAGCCGGCCGCTGGACATCGCGGACGACGGCCGGACGACGTACGACCTCCCTGACCTGGCCCGGTTGGTGAGCCAGGCCGCGGGCTGGCTGGAGGGGCTGGGCGTGGCGCCGGGCGACCGGGTCGCCGTGATCAAACCCAACCACTGGGACTACGTCCTGCTCGCCTGCGCCGCCGCCCGCATCGGCGCGGTGCCCGCGCTGATCTCCGACCGCCTCCCGGCGGAGACGCTCCAGGTGCTGCTCAGGCGCCTCGACGCCACCGCGCTGGTCACCACCGCGGTCACGCTGGCGGCCGCGCGCGGCGCGGAGACCGACCTCACCGCCTTCACCCGCCGCACCCTCACCCTGGACGCCCCGGCACCGGGCGCGATCACGCTCGCGGACGTGCGCGGCCACCGGACACCGTCGCCCCGCCCCCGCCCGGACGACCTGACCCTGGCCATCATGCACACCTCGGGAACCACCGGGATCCCCAAGCTGGTCCGGCACTCCGCCCGGACGCTGATCCACCGGATCGCCGCCGCCGAGGCACGCCGCCTGCCCCTGGTGTCCACCCGGCGTGACGACACCGTCGCCCAGGCGGCGTCGTACGCGCACGGGCGGGGCCTCGCCTGGACGATCAGCGTGCTGTGGCTCGCCCCGCGCGCTGCGGTGATCCTGGACGGCTACGACCTCCGGCTCGCCGAACCCGTCCTGCGCGCCCATCCGCCGACCGTGCTGGAGGCCGCGCCCTCGGCCTTCGTACGCTGGCAACCGCTGGCGAGAGAGCCGGACACCCCGTTCCACGACGTCCGGCTCTACATCAACACCTTCGACGCCGTCCACCCGCCCACGGTACGGACGTTCCTGACCGCGACCCGGCGCCGGCTGCCGCTGTGGGTGCAGGTGTGGGGACAGTCCGAGACCGGGCCGCTCACCTTCCGCTGTCTGACGCGCAGGTCCGTACGCGCGATCGGCGAGCGCCACCCCACCACCCGTGACCTGGGGCGGAGCGCGCCCGGCAGGACCGGGCTGCGTGTGGTGGACCCGGCGACCCTCCAGCCGCTGGGGCGGGGCAGGGCAGGTCTGGTGCAGGCGCGCACCCGGACGCTGTGCGCCGGATACGTCAGCGAAGCGGAGAGGATGCGCGCCAAGTTGTCCGGGCCCTGGTTCACCACCGGGGACCTCGGGCTCATCACCCGCTCCGGCCGGCTGCTGCTGCTCGACCGCGAGGTGGACACGATCCCCGACGGCCTCCGGTCTGGCCTGCGCCTTACAGCCGGCCCGAGCCGGCCGCTCCGTGCGGGCGCTCGAGGCGGATGA
- a CDS encoding glycoside hydrolase family 35 protein, with protein MREEQPAPALSHPDGELLRYGRPHRVLAGSLHYFRVHPEQWADRLARLAALGLNTVDTYVPWNFHERHRGRAGFDGWRDVERFLRLAQEAGLDAIVRPGPYICAEWDNGGLPAWLTGTPGMRPRSSHGPFLDAVAGWFDRLIPRLAALQAAQGGPVVAVQVENEYGSYGDDHVYLRRLRDALVERGITELLFTADGPTELMLDGGTLPEELAAATFGSQAAEAAALLRKRRRGEPFFCAEFWNGWFDHWGEPHHVRSPRSAAGTLGDILDAGGSVSLYMAHGGTNFGLWAGSNHDGESVQPTVTSYDSDAPIAEHGGLTPKFHALRDQLNALTGRPEQPAPADPVLLAPRVVPVVRGAGLLGGLEAVSRQADSPHPLTFEELGQSSGLVLHRAQPKLPEGAIDLTVSGLHDRAQVFVDGVPAGILDRETGTLTLQGTGRRVRLELLVENQGRINYGPLLGQGKGILGHVRVGRRMVHGWTTHPLPLDEWSGEEVARAAAAGDPRGTAGFATARFAVDERADTFLALPGFAKGFVWINGFLLGRYWEIGPQVTLYLPAPLLVPGENTVTLLELERLGEHIELRDAPELGEPEEYIETFTS; from the coding sequence ATGAGAGAGGAACAGCCGGCGCCCGCCCTGTCCCACCCGGACGGAGAACTCCTGCGGTACGGCCGTCCGCACCGCGTGCTCGCCGGGTCGCTGCACTACTTCCGGGTGCACCCCGAGCAGTGGGCGGACCGGCTGGCACGACTGGCCGCCCTGGGTCTGAACACGGTCGACACCTATGTGCCGTGGAACTTCCACGAGCGGCACCGGGGCCGGGCGGGCTTCGACGGGTGGCGCGACGTCGAACGGTTCCTGCGCCTCGCGCAGGAGGCCGGCCTGGACGCGATCGTGCGGCCCGGCCCGTACATCTGCGCGGAATGGGACAACGGCGGGCTGCCCGCCTGGCTGACGGGCACGCCGGGGATGCGTCCGCGGTCCTCCCACGGCCCCTTCCTGGACGCCGTGGCGGGCTGGTTCGACCGGTTGATCCCGCGTCTCGCCGCCCTTCAGGCCGCGCAAGGCGGGCCCGTCGTCGCGGTGCAGGTCGAGAACGAGTACGGCAGCTACGGCGACGACCACGTGTATCTGCGTCGGCTCCGCGACGCCCTGGTGGAGCGCGGCATCACCGAACTGCTCTTCACGGCCGACGGCCCGACCGAGCTGATGCTCGACGGCGGCACCCTGCCCGAGGAGCTCGCGGCCGCGACGTTCGGCTCCCAGGCGGCCGAGGCCGCCGCCCTGCTGCGCAAGCGCCGCCGCGGCGAGCCGTTTTTCTGCGCGGAGTTCTGGAACGGCTGGTTCGACCACTGGGGGGAGCCGCACCACGTCCGCTCGCCGCGGAGCGCGGCGGGGACGCTGGGCGACATCCTCGACGCCGGTGGCTCGGTCAGCCTCTACATGGCGCACGGCGGCACCAACTTCGGGCTCTGGGCGGGCTCCAACCACGACGGCGAGTCCGTCCAGCCGACCGTGACCAGCTACGACTCGGACGCGCCGATCGCCGAACACGGCGGGCTCACCCCGAAGTTCCACGCCCTGCGCGACCAGCTCAACGCCCTGACCGGCCGCCCGGAGCAGCCGGCGCCCGCCGACCCCGTGCTGCTGGCACCCCGCGTCGTCCCGGTCGTCCGGGGCGCCGGACTGCTGGGCGGGCTGGAAGCCGTGTCCCGGCAGGCGGACTCACCTCACCCGCTGACCTTCGAGGAGCTGGGACAGTCCTCGGGCCTGGTGCTCCACCGCGCGCAGCCGAAACTCCCCGAAGGCGCCATCGACCTGACCGTCAGCGGACTGCACGACCGCGCCCAGGTCTTCGTCGACGGCGTCCCGGCCGGGATCCTCGACCGGGAGACCGGCACGCTCACCCTCCAGGGCACGGGCCGGCGGGTGCGGCTGGAACTCCTCGTCGAGAACCAGGGGCGGATCAACTACGGACCGCTCCTCGGGCAGGGCAAGGGCATCCTCGGCCATGTCCGAGTGGGACGCCGGATGGTCCACGGCTGGACGACGCACCCGCTGCCGCTGGACGAGTGGTCGGGAGAGGAGGTCGCCCGCGCTGCGGCCGCCGGCGACCCGCGGGGCACGGCCGGGTTCGCCACGGCACGGTTCGCGGTGGACGAACGGGCGGACACCTTCCTGGCCCTCCCCGGCTTCGCCAAGGGGTTCGTCTGGATCAACGGCTTCCTGCTCGGCCGGTATTGGGAGATCGGCCCCCAGGTGACGCTCTACCTCCCGGCGCCGCTCCTGGTACCGGGCGAGAACACCGTCACCCTGCTGGAACTGGAACGCCTTGGGGAGCACATCGAACTGCGCGACGCGCCGGAGCTGGGGGAGCCCGAGGAGTACATCGAGACCTTCACCTCGTAG
- a CDS encoding DUF418 domain-containing protein, with the protein MTQNTSSAVPSQTPSGPGAEPAATRAGPPSTGRLIGIDLARGLAVFGMYSAHVGPDVTVGGPVGFVLETARGRSSALFAVLAGFSLIILTGRPRPRTGRAGRQAMVRVVIRAVVLVVLGYALTALGTGVDVILSFYGLLFLAVLPLYRLRAGVLALIAAAGALVLPQILFVVRKSIEDGQWADAVVARDPLARITGTDGVIGLLFTGGYPVLAWIPFLVAGMAVARLDLGRPGVRSRLAAAGGALALLGYGGSWLALRLVPRALTAVSAATDGSSANSAWWSDRVGDTGDHVPPAWLLVAAPHSETTFSILGNTGVALVVMAVCLTVADRLPRLTRAAGPVAAVGMIALTVYVLHIVALWFLSDVCHVAAIDDDGMSGLPVLLAFIAAAVLLAAVWTRLFRRGPLESLLHMATSPARHVP; encoded by the coding sequence GCGGTCTTCGGCATGTACTCGGCGCACGTCGGACCCGACGTGACCGTGGGCGGCCCTGTGGGGTTCGTGCTGGAGACGGCACGGGGCCGCTCCTCCGCGCTCTTCGCGGTGCTGGCCGGCTTCTCGCTGATCATCCTGACCGGTCGGCCGCGCCCCCGGACCGGGCGGGCCGGCCGCCAGGCCATGGTCAGGGTCGTGATCCGCGCCGTCGTGCTCGTGGTGCTCGGCTACGCCCTGACCGCGCTGGGCACCGGAGTCGACGTGATCCTCAGCTTCTACGGACTGCTCTTCCTGGCCGTCCTGCCGCTGTACCGGCTGCGGGCCGGGGTCCTCGCGCTCATCGCCGCGGCGGGTGCGCTGGTCCTGCCCCAGATCCTCTTCGTGGTGCGGAAGTCGATCGAGGACGGGCAGTGGGCGGACGCGGTCGTCGCCCGGGACCCGCTGGCCCGGATCACCGGCACGGACGGCGTCATCGGACTGCTGTTCACCGGCGGGTATCCGGTACTCGCCTGGATCCCGTTCCTGGTCGCGGGCATGGCGGTGGCCCGGCTCGACCTCGGCAGGCCCGGTGTCAGGTCCCGGCTGGCCGCCGCTGGGGGCGCTCTAGCCCTGCTCGGCTACGGCGGCTCCTGGCTGGCCCTGCGCCTGGTCCCGCGCGCCCTGACGGCCGTCTCGGCCGCCACGGACGGCAGCTCGGCGAACTCGGCGTGGTGGTCCGACCGGGTCGGCGACACCGGGGACCACGTCCCGCCCGCCTGGCTGCTGGTGGCCGCACCGCACAGCGAGACGACGTTCTCCATCCTCGGCAACACGGGCGTGGCCCTGGTGGTGATGGCCGTGTGCCTGACCGTCGCCGACCGGCTGCCACGGCTCACGCGCGCGGCCGGACCCGTCGCCGCGGTCGGCATGATCGCGCTGACCGTGTACGTCCTGCACATCGTCGCTCTGTGGTTCCTCTCGGACGTCTGCCACGTGGCCGCGATCGACGACGACGGCATGTCCGGCCTTCCCGTGCTCCTCGCCTTCATCGCCGCCGCCGTGCTGCTGGCCGCCGTATGGACCCGGCTGTTCCGGCGCGGCCCCCTGGAGTCCCTGCTTCACATGGCCACCAGCCCGGCGCGGCACGTGCCGTAG
- a CDS encoding maleylpyruvate isomerase family mycothiol-dependent enzyme: MTQTYGEAARLPQTDRDQSAAVAEAEGRAAMAVLEKLGDDDWHRPTDCVEWDVRTLVSHLVAQCEDNISLATMARREITGRRRHPGMGPVDAHMAAQIADHTSASGPELAARFALLWPRAARARRRRPGLMRRARIDTGVAAAPRMSVGHLLDTIYNRDLWMHRIDLARATGQSLVVGEHDRLIVEQVIRDLALAWSGAPVALELTGPAGGAWLLGSGEPASVVRADAVACLRALAGRDPDVPLELVRGADTALAAVRRARVVF; this comes from the coding sequence ATGACGCAGACCTACGGGGAGGCCGCACGCCTGCCGCAGACCGACCGTGACCAGTCGGCCGCGGTCGCCGAAGCGGAAGGCCGGGCCGCCATGGCCGTACTGGAAAAGCTGGGTGACGACGACTGGCACCGTCCCACCGACTGCGTGGAGTGGGACGTGCGCACCCTGGTCTCCCACCTCGTCGCCCAGTGCGAGGACAACATCTCCCTGGCCACCATGGCGCGCAGGGAGATCACGGGCAGGCGGCGCCACCCTGGCATGGGCCCGGTCGACGCCCACATGGCGGCGCAGATCGCCGACCACACGAGCGCGTCCGGACCGGAGTTGGCCGCGCGATTCGCGCTGCTGTGGCCCCGTGCCGCACGGGCGCGACGGCGCCGCCCGGGTCTGATGCGGCGCGCCAGGATCGACACCGGTGTGGCCGCGGCGCCCCGGATGTCCGTCGGCCACCTGCTCGACACCATCTACAACCGCGACCTGTGGATGCACCGCATCGACCTGGCCCGGGCCACGGGACAGTCCCTCGTGGTGGGCGAGCACGACCGGCTCATCGTCGAGCAGGTGATCCGCGATCTTGCCCTGGCCTGGTCCGGGGCACCCGTCGCGCTGGAGCTGACCGGGCCCGCCGGGGGCGCGTGGCTGCTCGGCTCGGGCGAGCCGGCGTCGGTCGTCCGGGCGGACGCCGTCGCCTGTCTGCGCGCCCTGGCCGGACGCGATCCGGACGTGCCGCTGGAACTCGTCCGGGGAGCGGATACGGCGCTCGCGGCCGTCCGCCGGGCCCGGGTCGTCTTCTGA